Sequence from the Streptomyces sp. NBC_00358 genome:
ATGGGCCGCAGGATCGCCTCCTGGGTGACCCGGGCGACCTCGCGGACCCGCGCCAGCGTGGCGGTCAGACGCTCGTGCCGGCCGGCGGCGTACACGGTGATCGCGCAGCCGAGCAGCAGCCCGCCGAAAGGGACGCCGAACGCGGGGCGGGTCAGCCCGTCGTCGGTCAGACCCGTGGAGAGCCCGAGCACCAGTGACCAGCAGCAGACCAGCAGGGTGCACCGCGCCCCGGAGCGCGCGCACGCCAGAACCGGCCCGATCAGCAGCAGCGTGACCAGGGGCGGCAGCCGGTGGTCCAGCAGATGCGGCAGAACGGCCGCGAGACACGCGGCCGGTGGCACGAGCATCGGCCAGGAGAACCCGGCTCCGGCGGTTTTGCCCCCTCCGCCGTCGGCGGACGTCCGTTCGTCCCGCTGCTCCCTCTCGTGCATCACCCGACAATCGCCGAAAAAAGCCCCGGTCGCCCACACCGACGGTGAGTTGATCACATATCGTCGGAAGGTGCCCGGAAGTGACGTCGTGCGGTGGGCCTTTTGTCCGAGTGGAGGGAGCGGGGCATCGCACGCGTGCGATCGGGTCACACTGGTGCGCGTGTCCGACAACACGACCGGTGGACGGCCCGGCAGCACATACGGTGGACGGCCCGGCAATCTACCCTCACCGACGCGGAGTTTCATCGGCCGGCTGGAGGAACTCGGCCGGCTGGAGCGGGAACTGGATCCGGGTGCGGGGACCGGCCGGCCGGTGAGCCTGGTCGGCGTCGGCGGAGTCGGCAAGACCCGGCTCGCCCTGCGGGCCGCCGGCCGGATCGAGAGCGCCTACCCCGACGGCGTCTGGCTCGTCGAACTCTCCCCGCTGCACACCGCCGGGCTGGTGGGCCTGGCGGTGGTGGAGGCGCTGCGGCTCTCCGACCGGTCGACGCGGCCGGTCACCGAGGTCGTCGCGGAATGGGCCGAGGGGAAAAGGCTGTTGCTCGTCCTCGACTCCTGCGAGCACGTCCTCGCGGACTGCGTGGAGTTCGTCGAGGCGCTGCTGCCCCTGCTGCCGGGACTGCGCGTCCTGCTCACCAGCCGCGAGCCGCTCGGCCTGCCGGGCGAACGAGTGCTGCGCCTGGACCCGCTGCCGGTCACCGGCGACGCGGTCGCCCTGTTCGCGGACCGCGCGGCCGAGCGCGGGTTCACGCTCGACGACACCGACCGCCCCGCCGCGGAGGCCGTCTGCCGACGCCTCGACGGCATCCCGCTCGCCATCGAACTCGCCGCCGTCCGGCTCGGCGAACTCACCCTGGACCGGTTGAGCGGCCTGCTCGGCCGGCGGCTGCCGTCCCGGCTCGACCTGCTCGCCGCGCGCGAGGGCGAAGGGCCGCCGCGCCACCAGACCCTGCGGACGGCCATCGGCTGGAGCCACGAGCTGTGCGCGCCGCTGGAACGGCTGCTGTGGGCCCGTCTGTCGGTGTTCGCGGGCGGCTTCGGCGCGAGCGCCGCCGAAGAGGTCTGCGCGGGTGGTCCGCTGCCCGCGGGCCGGATCCCCGGCCTGCTCGACCGGCTCGTCGAGCAGTCCATCGTGAGCCGCCACCCCACCGACCCCGACCGCTACCGGCTCCTCGACACCGTCCGGGAGTTCGGTGCCGACTGGCTGCGCGCGCTGGGCGAGGAACACACCCTGCGGCTGCGTCACCGCGACCACTACCGGCGGCTGGCCCGCGAGGGCTGCGCGGAGTGGAACACCGGACGCCAGGCGGCCTGGTGCGAGCGCGTCCTCACCGAGCACGCCAATCTCCGCGCGGCCATGGACTGCGCGCTCACCGGGCCCGACGGGCGGGTCGCCCTGGCGATGGCGTCCGACATCGGCTTCCTGTGGCGGCACTGCGGCCGTCTCCGTGAAGCCCAGCACTGTCTCGACAGGGCGCTGATGAGCGGTGCGCCGCCCGGCCCCGACCGCGTCCGCGCGGTGTGGACCCGGGGCGCGGTCGCGCTGCTCCAGGGCGACCTGGAGGCGGCGGCCAACTGGGCGGTGCGCTGTGCCGACGTGGCAAGGGAGCAGGGCGACCCGGTGGCGGTGGTGGCCGCCCTGTACCTCCGGGGCGGACAACTCGCCCTGAGCGGACGCCTGTCCGAGGCGGTCCAGGTGCTGGCCGGCGCGCCTCGGCTGCCCGTCCGGCGGGACTGGTTCGGGGCGGCGCAGCTCCAGGTTCGGGTGGCGCTGGCCTTCGCGTACCTGTTGAGCGGGGACCACGGGCGGGCGCGCGCGGTGGCCGAGGAGGTGCGTGCGGAGAGTGCCGCGTGCGGGGAGTCATGGGCGGGCGCCTTCGCCGACAGCGCCATGGCCCAGACCGATCTGGCTCGCGGGGACATCGGCGCGGCCGTCGACAACGCCCGCACGGCACTGGCCGGGCACGGGCTGCTGCACAACACCGTGGGCGCCGCGATGGCCCTCGACGTGCTCGCGGCGGGAGTCGTCGCCGCGGGCGACGGCCACCGCGCGGCCTGTCTCCTCGGCATCGGCGAACGCGTCTGGGGACTCACCGGGCGGGCCCAGATGGACTCGCCCGACCTCATGGCCACCCGCCGCTCGCACGAACTCCGCGTCCGCGCCGAGATCGGCGACCCGGCCTACGAGAAGGCGTACGAGAAGGGGCGCACGATGCCGTACGAGGAGGGGCTGGACTACGCGGTCCACGACCGCTGAGACACGGTCCTCGACGCCCGCTTCGGCGTCGTTCGGCGACCGGGCGACCCGGCGACCGATGACCGCTGACGGCTTCCCGGTCAGGGGCGACCCGGCGGTCCGACGAGGGCGAGGGGCGACCCCTGGCTCGCGGGGCGGGGGCGCGTCATACCGCCATGTACGTCACCGGATCGCTGCCGGTGACCGCCTCCGCGCGGCCCAGCTTCACCAGCCGGCGCACATGGGCCTCGGCCTCCGAGACCGCGATGTTCCGTGATCCGTAGGGGATGTCGGCCCACGGGCGGTTCCACTCCATGCGCTCGGCGAGCTGCCAGGGCGTGAGCGGGACGGAGAGGAGGGCGAGCAGACCGGTGAGCCGCTCCTCGTGGTGGCCGATCAGCTCCGCGACGCGGGAAGGAGCGTCGGTGAACACATGCTGGTGGGCCGGGAGGACCTCGGCGGGGTCGAGACGGCCGACGCGCTCCAGGGAGTCGAGGTAGTCGCCGAGCGGATCGGCGATCTCCCCGAGGCTCTCGATCCCGTTCGGGTAGGGGGGACGCCCGTGGGCGCCGGGGTCCTCGTAGAGGCCGATGTGCGGGGTGATCCTCGGCAGCAGGTGGTCGCCGGAGAACAGGCGGCCGTTGCCCGGCAGTTGCGCCGGGTGGGCCTCCTCCAGATGGAGGCAGACGTGTCCGGGGGTGTGGCCGGGGGTCCAGATCGCGCGCAGCCGGCGGCCGGGCAGGGCGACGAACTCGCCGGGGACGATCTCACGGTCGGGAAGGGCGGGGGAGAAGCCGGGCAGGGTGCTGGGCCGGCGGACGGACCCCTGGGCCGCGCGCAGCGGGGCGACATGCTCGTCCGGGGCGCCGGACGCCGCCAACTTGGCCGCCATGTAGGCGAACCAGCGCTCGGGCCGGTTGTCCCGGGTGCGCCGGACGATCGCCGTGTCGGCGGCGTGCATCGCGATCCAGGCGCCGGACGCCTCCCGGACCCGGCCCGACAGACCGTGGTGATCGGGGTGGTGGTGGGTGATGACCACACCGTGGATCTCCGACACGGAGGTTCCGCAGCCGGTGTTTCCCTCGACGAGCGTGTCCCAGGAAGCCGGGTCGTCCCAGCCCGTGTCGATGAGCACGGGTCCCGCGTCGGTGTCGACCAGGTACACCAGCGTATGGCCGAGCGGGTTGTCCGGGATGGGGACCCTGATCGACCGGACGCCCCCGCCGTGATCGGTCACCTGCGTCATGCGCTTCCACCCATCGCCGAGTTCTCGCCACTATAACTAGAACGAGTTCCAATGGGAGCCCAAGTCGACTGTCTGTGGCCCGAGTCGGCCGCCGGGTGTCCGAGTCGGCCCTGTGCGTCCTTGTGGACGGTCGTGTTCGCGCCGTGGACTCATCTCGCCGGAACTGGTATCAGTTCTCGTATCTGATGAAGCGTCAGAAATGGTGGCGGAGAGCGTCCTTGGAGGCAGTCGGCCATGACCGAGCTCGTGGAACACGGACAGCTGTTCATCGGCGGGGAGTTGACCGACCCGCTGGGCAAGGGCGTCATCGAGGTGATCTCGCCGCACACCGAGGAGGTCATCGGCAGGGTGCCGCACGCCTCCGCGGCGGACGTCGACCGGGCCGTCGCCGCCGCGCGCCGGGCGTTCGACGAGGGACCCTGGCCGCGGATGAGCCTCGACGAGCGGATCGCGGTCGTCACGCGGATCAAGGACGCCATCGCCGTACGCCACGAGGAGATCGCCCGGGTCATCTCCTCCGAGAACGGCTCCCCCTACTCCTGGAGCGTCCTCGCGCAGGCCCTCGGCGCGATGATGGTGTGGGACTCGGCGATCACGGTCGCGCGCGGCTACACGTACGAGGAGAGGCGGGACGGAGTCCTCGGCAAGCTCCTCGTCCGCCGTGAGCCGGTGGGCGTGGTGGCGGCGGTGGTGCCGTGGAACGTCCCGCAGTTCGTGGCGGCGGCCAAGCTCGCGCCCGCGCTGCTGACCGGCTGCACCGCCGTACTGAAGCCGTCGCCCGAATCGCCCCTGGACGCCTACCTGCTGGGTGAGATCGCGAAGGAGGCCGGGCTGCCCGAAGGGGTGCTGTCGATCCTCCCGGCGGACCGCGAGGTCAGCGAGTACCTGGTCGGACACCCCGGCATCGACAAGGTCTCCTTCACCGGCTCGGTCGCGGCGGGCAAGCGGGTGATGGAGGTCGCCGCGCGCCATCTCACCCGCGTGACGCTGGAGTTGGGCGGCAAGTCGGCCGCTGTCGTACTGCCGGACGCGGACCTCGGCACCTCGGTCCCGGGGATCGTCTCGGCGGCCTGGATGAACAACGGCCAGGCCTGCGTCGCCCAGACCCGCATCCTCGTACCGCGCTCGCGCTACGACGAGTTCGCGGACGCGTTCGCGACGGCGGCGAACGCGCTGGTCGTCGGTGACCCGCTCGACCCGGCGACCCAGGTCGGCCCGCTGGTCGCCGAGCGCCAGCGGCGGCGCAACCTCGACTACATCCGCATCGGCCAGGAGGAGGGCGCCAAGATCCTGGCGGGCGGCGGACGTCCGCGGGGCCTCGACCGCGGCTGGTACGTCGAGCCGACCCTCTTCGGCGACGTCGACAACTCGATGCGCATCGCCCGGGAGGAGATCTTCGGCCCGGTGATCTGTCTTCTCCCGTACGGCGACGAGACCGAGGCCGTGAAGATCGCCAACGACTCCGACTACGGGCTGAGCGGCAGCGTGTGGACGGCGGACGTCGCCCACGGCATCGACATCGCCCGCCAGGTCCGTACCGGCACCTACTCGGTGAACACCTTCAGCCTCGACATGCTGGGCCCCTTCGGCGGCTACAAGAACTCGGGCCTGGGGCGGGAGTTCGGGCCGGAGGGATACGGCGAGTTCCTGGAGCACAAGATGATCCATCTGCCGGCCGGCTGGGAGGCCTGAGGATGGGCGACCGCTGGCAGGTCGAGGTCGACCGCTCCGTCTGCATCGGCTCCGCCCAGTGCGTCCACCACGCCCCGGACGCCTTCCGCCTCGACGTCGGCATGCAGTCCCACCCGGTCGAGCCGGAGACCGACGCCAACGAGAAGATCCTCGAAGCGGCCGAGGGCTGCCCGGTCGAGGCCGTCATGATCTCCCTGCTGGGCAGCGGCGAGCCGGTGTTCCCGCCGGAGGAGTAGGCCGCGGGCCGGACCGGGCCAGTCCGGGCCGGGGCGGCGGTGGCGGCGGGCCCGGATGCGGGAACGTCCGCGTGGCGAGGGCACCCATCAGCGGGAACGCGATGTCCGGCGGGCGTCCGGGCGGTGTCGTCGGCGGCCCCGGAACCGGAGGCGCGCCGGCTGCCGGAGAGCCCGTCCGGGGAGAGGGCGATCGGATGGACCGGGACCTGGACCTGGAGCGGACCGGATCGGGTGGGTCAGTTCTGCCGGCCCCTCGGGTCGGTCAGGTCGATCAGGCGGCATACCGTTTCGATGTCTATCTTGACCTGGGCGATGGACGCGCGGCCGGAGAGCCAGGTGATCAGCGCCGAGTGCCAGGTGTGCTCGATGACGCGGACGGCGGAGAGCTGGGCCGGTGTCGGGTCGTCGAGGCCCATCGCGTCCAGGATGATCACCGTGGTCTGCCGGGAGACCTGGTCGACCTCGGGGCTGACGCTGCGGTCCGCGAACGTCAGCGCGCGGACCATGGCATCGGCCAGGTGCGGTTCGCGCTGCAACGCCCGGAACGCCCGCATCAGGGTCTCCGCCACCCGCTCCGAGGCCGTGTCCCCGGCCGGCGGCTTCCTGCGCAGTGTGCCGTGCATGTGCGCCAGCTGGTCCTGCATCGTGGCGACCAGCAGATGCACCTTCGAGGGGAAATAGCGGTACAGGGTGCCGAGAGCCACCTGCGAGGACTCCGCGACCTCACGCATCTGCACGGCGTCGAAGCCGCCCCGGCTGGCCAGCTGCGCGCTCGCGTGCAGGATCCGGCGACGGCGCGCCTCCTGCCGCTCGGTGAGCGGGGGAGAGGCGGGTGGCGACATGGGGTGCGGAGTGGAGCGCGCGGCGGTGGAGGGTGCGGCGGGCGTGCTGGCCCCCGGCGCCGGTCGCGCGTTCTTCGAGTCCGCCTTGGCTTCCGCAGGCATGGGTCCGTTCCGTGACATCAGCGAGAGGGAGCGACGAGTCGGCGGGGCAGGACGCCGCACCCCTGTGCGGACCAGCCGACCCCGCCGCGCCGTCGTGGCGTGAATCACCTGATCCTCCGCTCACAGCGGCGCTACCTGCCGGTAGATTCAATGCTCCTTGAACGATCAAGTCTGAAACTTGTTCTAGATTAGCGTCCCGGCGTAATCTCGCGGGAAAGTGCAGGGAGAAGGGGACCGGAAGTGACCGCTGAGGCCATGGAGGCGGGCCCCGGTAAGGGTGCGGCTGCCGACGGGGACCGACCCCTGCGCATCGCGCTCCTCACCTACAAGGGAAACCCTTTCTGTGGCGGCCAGGGTGTGTACGTACGACACCTCTCGCGCGAGCTCGCCCGCCTCGGCCACCGTGTCGAGGTCATCGGATCCCAGCCCTACCCCGTGCTCGACGAGGGCCTTCCCGAGCTGAGCCTCACCGAGCTGCCCAGTCTCGACCTGTACCGCCAGCCCGACCCCTTCCGGACCCCCGCGCGCGAGGAGTACCGGGACTGGGTCGACGCACTGGAGGTCGGCACGATGTGGACCGGCGGCTTTCCCGAGCCGCTGACCTTCTCGCTGCGCGCCCGCCGTCACCTGCGGGCCCGGCGCGGCGAGTTCGACGTCATCCACGACAACCAGACGCTCGGATACGGCCTGTTGGGGAATGTCGGTGCCCCGCTGGTGACCACCATCCACCACCCCATCACCGTCGACCGGCAACTGGAGCTGGACGCCGCGGAGGGCTGGCAGCGCCGCGCGTCCGTCCGCCGCTGGTACGCCTTCACCCGCATGCAGAAGCGCGTCGCGCGCCGCCTGCCGTCGGTCCTCACGGTCTCCGGCACCTCCCGCCAGGAGATCGTCGACCACCTGCGCGTCGAGCGGGACCGCATCCACGTCGTCCACATCGGCGCGGACACCGACCTCTTCTCGCCGGATCCGTCCGTGCCCCAGATCCCGGGCCGTATCGTCACCACGTCCAGCGCGGATGTGCCGCTCAAGGGCCTGGTCTTCCTCGTCGAGGCCCTCGCGAAGGTGCGCACCGAGCACCCGGGCGCGCACCTCGTCGTCGTCGGCAGGCGCGCCGAGGACGGGCCGGTCGCCCAGACCATCGAGCGGTACGGCCTCGACGGTGCCGTCGAGTTCGTCAAGGGCATCTCCGACGCCGAACTCGTCGACCTGGTCCGCTCGGCCGAAGTCGCCTGCGTGCCCTCCCTGTACGAGGGCTTCTCGCTGCCCGCCGCCGAGGCGATGGCCACGGGGACCCCGCTGGTGGCGACCACCGGCGGAGCGATCCCTGAGGTCGCGGGACCCGACGGCGAGACCTGCCTGGCGGTCCCGCCGGGCGACTCGGGGGCGCTGGCCGGAGCCCTCACCCGGCTCCTCGGCGACCCCGGACTCCGGGCGCGACTGGGCTCCGCCGGGCGCGAACGCGTCCTCGCCCACTTCACCTGGGCCAAGGCCGCCGAGGGCACGGTGGCCCACTACCGTGCGGCGATGGCCCTTTCGGCGTCCCGCCCGGGATCGCGCGGGCCGGCCTCCGCCGCCCCGGGCACCGACGGGCGCGCCCGGGCGCAGGACGCCGGCCCCTCGGCGACCGCGGCTCCCGACCGCTCCGAGGCCGCGGACGGGACCCTCCCCGCCGAAGAACTAGTTGCAGCCAACCGCGAAAGCAGGGCCACGTGCTGACCGTCGACTTCTCCCGGTTCCCGCTCGCCCCGGGCGACCGCGTCCTGGACCTCGGATGCGGTGCCGGTCGGCACGCGTTCGAGTGCTACCGGCGCGGCGCGCAGGTCGTGGCGCTTGACCAGAACGGCGAGGAGATCCGCGAGGTCGCGAAGTGGTTCGCGGCGATGAAGGAGGCCGGGGAGGCGCCCGCGGGGGCCACCGCGACGGCCATGGAGGGCGACGCGCTCGCGCTGCCCTTCCCCGACGAGTCCTTCGACGTCGTGATCATCTCCGAGGTCATGGAGCACATCCCGGACGACAAGGGCGTCCTCGCCGAGATGGTCCGCGTGCTCAGGCCCGGCGGCCGGATCGCCATCACCGTGCCCCGCTACGGGCCGGAGAAGGTCTGCTGGTCCCTGTCCGACGCCTACCACGAGGTCGAGGGCGGCCACATCCGCATCTACAAGGCGGACGAACTGCTCGGGAAGATCCGCGAGGCCGGGCTGCGGCCCTACGGCTCCCACCACGCGCACGCGCTGCACTCGCCCTACTGGTGGCTGAAGTGCGCGTTCGGCGTCGACAACGACAAGGCGCTGCCCGTGCGGGCGTACCACAAGCTGCTGGTCTGGGACATCATGAAGAAACCGCTGGCCACCCGGGTCGTCGAGCAGGCGTTGAACCCGCTGATCGGCAAGAGCTTCGTGGCGTACGCGACCAAGCCGCACCTGCCGACACTCGCCGACGCGACGACCGCTTCCGCGGCGGACGCCTCCGAGGCGGACGCCACGTGACCACTCCCCGGCGGACAGAACACCTCGTCCTGCCCGGGGTCCTCACCGTCGAGGAGGCCGCCGTCACCGTGCGCGGAATCCTCGGGGTGCAGCGCCCCGACGGAGCCATCCCGTGGTTCCGCGGCCACCACCTCGACCCGTGGGACCACACCGAGGCCGCCATGGCCCTCGACGCGGCCGGCGAGCACGAGGCCGCCGAGCGGGCCTACACGTGGCTGGCCCGGCATCAGAACGCGGACGGGTCCTGGTACGCGGCCTACGCGGACGGGGACTTCGAGGACGTCACCGACCGCGGCCGGGAGACCAACTTCTGCGCCTACATCGCGGTGGGCGTCTGGCACCACTACCTGGCGACCGGCGACGACGTCTTCCTGGACCGCATGTGGCCGGCCGTCTTCGCGGCCGTGGAGTTCGTACTGCGGCTCCAGCAGCCCGGCGGGCAGATCGGCTGGAAGCGCGAGGACGACGGGACCGCGGTCGACGACGCGCTGCTGACCGGGAGTTCGTCGGTCCACCATGCGCTGCGCTGCGCGCTCGCCATCGCCGAACAGCGTGAAGAGCCGCAGCCCGACTGGGAGTTGGCGGTCGGCGCGCTACGGCACGCGATCCGGCTCCACCCGGAGCGGTTCCTCGACAAGGACCGCTACTCGATGGACTGGTACTACCCGGTGCTCGGCGGCGCGTTGACCGGCGCCGAGGCCAAGTCCCGTATCGAGGAGGGCTGGGACCGTTTCGTCGTACCCGGTTTCGGGGTGCGCTGCGTCGTTCCCAACCCGTGGGTCACCGGTGGCGAATCGGCCGAACTCGCCCTGGCCCTCTGGGCGGTGGGCGAGTCGGACCGCGCGCTGGAGATCCTTCAGTCCATCCAGCACCTGCGCGATCCGAAGACCGGTCTGTACTGGACGGGTTATGTCTTCGAGGACCAGGCCATCTGGCCCGAGGAGCTCACCACCTGGACGGCGGGTTCCCTGCTGCTGGCGGTCGCCGCACTGGGCGGCGACGAGCCCACCTGCGCGGTCTTCGGCGGCGAGCGCCTTCCGACCGGCCTGGACCCGGACTGCTGCGCAGAGACCCGCTGAACCGTCCGGACGGGCCGGGCCGTCGGGGCCGCGGCGCCGTCCGGACGCTCCTGACTCTCGGGGTGTTCGGGGCCGTCAGTGCCGGTGCATGCGGTTGGCCACCGCGTGGCCCACGAACAGGTAGACGACGGCGGCGAGACCGTAGCCGGCGACCACGCGTGCCCACTGCTCGTCGAAGGTGAACAGGTCACGCGACCAGCCGGCCAGCCAGCTCGCCATGTGGTGGATGAACTGCACGAGGTCGTTGCCACGGTTGGCGTCGAGCAGATACATCAGAATCCAGAGACCGAGGATGACGGCCATAACATCCGCGACGATCGCGATGACCGTCCCCGCAGAATTCGAGCCGTTGCGATATCGAGGGGACATGGACAGCGGGTTGCCCGTCAATCCTGGATGAAACCCGAACGGGTTCACTCAAGTGGCACGGTGGCCGGGGCCGGGTGAGGCTGCCGGGGAGAGCCGTCCTCCCCCGCGAACGGGGAGAACCGGCGGACCGGGGACAACCGTTCCCTCATCCGGAGGATCCCGTGCCCGTACCGATACGCCGCCTGATCGTGGCGCTGACCCTCTCCTGTGTCCTCATCGGCGGCGCCACGGCCTGCGGTGGCGGATCGGACCAGGACACCACCGCGGCTGCCGCCAGTCCCACTCCGACCACTTCGGCGCAGAAGCAGAAGTTCGCCAAGACCCGCTTCGTGGCCAACGCCGGGCTCGCGGCCGGCGCCACCTACCAGTGGATCGTCAAACCCTGGAAGGCGGGCACGTTCAAGAAGGGCGCGAAGGGCCGCAGGGTCGCCCTGGTCAAGGCCGGGCTCGCCGGCGCCTTCGCGTACAACCGGCTCAAGGCCGCCTCGAAGAACGCCGAGGGCGATCCCTTGCTGTCCAAGGCCCTCGCCCCGCTCGCCGTGGGTATCGCCGCGCTCAAGGGCCTGCCCGCGAAGCTGCGGAACGGCGACTCCACCGACGCCGTCGTGAACTCCTTCGACGACATCATCAACAAGGTGAAGGCGGCGGGGAAGAGCGCGGGTGCCGAGGTCCAGGACAAGGTGCCGTCGGTGTCCCAGCTCAGCGGAAGCCAGGACACCACCTAGGAGTTCAGCTCGGCCAGTACGCGGAGCGTGTGGGGGTCGGGGGACAGGAGCAGCAGGTCGGTCACCGGGCCCTTGCGCCACAACTCCAGCCGCTCGGAGATGCGTTCACGTGGTCCGACGAGCGAGATCTCGTCCGCGAAGGCGTCCGGTACCGCCAGTACGGCCTCCTCCCGGCGGCCTTCCAGGAACAGCCGCTGGATCCTGCGGGCCTCCTCCTCGAAGCCCATCCTGGCCATCAGATCGGCGTGGAAGTTGCGGGCCGCGTGCCCCATCCCGCCGATGTAGAAGCCGAGCATCGCCTTGACCGGCAGCAGCCCCTCGGCGAGGTCGTCACAGACGTGCGCGCGGGCCATCGGCGCGACGGTGAAACCTTCGGGCAGGTCGGCCAGCGAGGCCTCGTACGCCTGCGGACGGGTCGGCGACCAGTACAGCGGCAGCCAGCCGTCCGCGATCCGGGTCGTCTGCGCGATGTTCTTCGGGCCCTCGGCACCGAGCAGGATCGGCAGTTCGGCCCGCAACGGGTGCGTGATCGGCTTCAGCGCCTTGCCGAGCCCGGTGCCGTCGGCGCCCCGGTACGGGTGGGAGTGGAAGCGCCCGTCCAGCTCGACCGGCCCCTCGCGCCTGAGGACCTGGCGTACGACCTCGACGTACTCCCGGGTCGCGGTCAGCGGCGACTTCGGGAACGGCCTCCCGTACCAGCCCTCGACGACCTGAGGTCCCGACAGACCGAGGCCGAGCAGCATGCGCCCGCCCGAGAGATGGTCCAGGGTGAGCGCGTGCATCGCGGTCGCGGTGGGGGAGCGCGCGGCCATCTGCGCGATCGCCGTGCCGAGTCGGATGCGCGTGGTGTGCGCGGCGATCCAGGTCAGCGGGGTGAAGGCGTCCGAACCCCATGACTCGGCGGTCCACACCGAGTGGTAGCCGAGCCGCTCCGCCTCCTGGGCGAGCGGCACATGGTCCGCCGAGGGGCCGCGCCCCCAGTAACCGAGCGCCAGACCGAGCCGCATGTCGCCTCCAGAAGCAGGATTCTGACGATTCGTCAGTTAGCGAGGTGCTGCGACTGTACGACAACGGCCCCCCGCCGGAAAGGGCGAGGGGCCGTTGCCACGACGTCGGCGGATCAGCCGCGCTGGATCCCCGAGGTGTCCTGGAGCACACCGCGACGGCCGTCCTGCGTCTGCGCCACCAGGGTCGCACCGCGCTGCTCGACGGCCAGGTACCAGGTGCCCGGCGCCAGTTCGGCGATCGGCGCCTGCGAACCGTCCTCCGCGAACAGCGGACGCGCGACCGGCACGGCGAACCAGAACGGCGAGAAGTCCTGAGCCGGCATCTGCGTCTGCGGGGCCGGCGGC
This genomic interval carries:
- a CDS encoding ferredoxin; translation: MGDRWQVEVDRSVCIGSAQCVHHAPDAFRLDVGMQSHPVEPETDANEKILEAAEGCPVEAVMISLLGSGEPVFPPEE
- a CDS encoding glycosyltransferase family 4 protein encodes the protein MTAEAMEAGPGKGAAADGDRPLRIALLTYKGNPFCGGQGVYVRHLSRELARLGHRVEVIGSQPYPVLDEGLPELSLTELPSLDLYRQPDPFRTPAREEYRDWVDALEVGTMWTGGFPEPLTFSLRARRHLRARRGEFDVIHDNQTLGYGLLGNVGAPLVTTIHHPITVDRQLELDAAEGWQRRASVRRWYAFTRMQKRVARRLPSVLTVSGTSRQEIVDHLRVERDRIHVVHIGADTDLFSPDPSVPQIPGRIVTTSSADVPLKGLVFLVEALAKVRTEHPGAHLVVVGRRAEDGPVAQTIERYGLDGAVEFVKGISDAELVDLVRSAEVACVPSLYEGFSLPAAEAMATGTPLVATTGGAIPEVAGPDGETCLAVPPGDSGALAGALTRLLGDPGLRARLGSAGRERVLAHFTWAKAAEGTVAHYRAAMALSASRPGSRGPASAAPGTDGRARAQDAGPSATAAPDRSEAADGTLPAEELVAANRESRATC
- a CDS encoding aldehyde dehydrogenase, whose protein sequence is MTELVEHGQLFIGGELTDPLGKGVIEVISPHTEEVIGRVPHASAADVDRAVAAARRAFDEGPWPRMSLDERIAVVTRIKDAIAVRHEEIARVISSENGSPYSWSVLAQALGAMMVWDSAITVARGYTYEERRDGVLGKLLVRREPVGVVAAVVPWNVPQFVAAAKLAPALLTGCTAVLKPSPESPLDAYLLGEIAKEAGLPEGVLSILPADREVSEYLVGHPGIDKVSFTGSVAAGKRVMEVAARHLTRVTLELGGKSAAVVLPDADLGTSVPGIVSAAWMNNGQACVAQTRILVPRSRYDEFADAFATAANALVVGDPLDPATQVGPLVAERQRRRNLDYIRIGQEEGAKILAGGGRPRGLDRGWYVEPTLFGDVDNSMRIAREEIFGPVICLLPYGDETEAVKIANDSDYGLSGSVWTADVAHGIDIARQVRTGTYSVNTFSLDMLGPFGGYKNSGLGREFGPEGYGEFLEHKMIHLPAGWEA
- a CDS encoding MBL fold metallo-hydrolase; amino-acid sequence: MTQVTDHGGGVRSIRVPIPDNPLGHTLVYLVDTDAGPVLIDTGWDDPASWDTLVEGNTGCGTSVSEIHGVVITHHHPDHHGLSGRVREASGAWIAMHAADTAIVRRTRDNRPERWFAYMAAKLAASGAPDEHVAPLRAAQGSVRRPSTLPGFSPALPDREIVPGEFVALPGRRLRAIWTPGHTPGHVCLHLEEAHPAQLPGNGRLFSGDHLLPRITPHIGLYEDPGAHGRPPYPNGIESLGEIADPLGDYLDSLERVGRLDPAEVLPAHQHVFTDAPSRVAELIGHHEERLTGLLALLSVPLTPWQLAERMEWNRPWADIPYGSRNIAVSEAEAHVRRLVKLGRAEAVTGSDPVTYMAV
- a CDS encoding class I SAM-dependent methyltransferase; protein product: MLTVDFSRFPLAPGDRVLDLGCGAGRHAFECYRRGAQVVALDQNGEEIREVAKWFAAMKEAGEAPAGATATAMEGDALALPFPDESFDVVIISEVMEHIPDDKGVLAEMVRVLRPGGRIAITVPRYGPEKVCWSLSDAYHEVEGGHIRIYKADELLGKIREAGLRPYGSHHAHALHSPYWWLKCAFGVDNDKALPVRAYHKLLVWDIMKKPLATRVVEQALNPLIGKSFVAYATKPHLPTLADATTASAADASEADAT
- a CDS encoding TetR family transcriptional regulator, encoding MPAEAKADSKNARPAPGASTPAAPSTAARSTPHPMSPPASPPLTERQEARRRRILHASAQLASRGGFDAVQMREVAESSQVALGTLYRYFPSKVHLLVATMQDQLAHMHGTLRRKPPAGDTASERVAETLMRAFRALQREPHLADAMVRALTFADRSVSPEVDQVSRQTTVIILDAMGLDDPTPAQLSAVRVIEHTWHSALITWLSGRASIAQVKIDIETVCRLIDLTDPRGRQN
- a CDS encoding ATP-binding protein; translated protein: MSDNTTGGRPGSTYGGRPGNLPSPTRSFIGRLEELGRLERELDPGAGTGRPVSLVGVGGVGKTRLALRAAGRIESAYPDGVWLVELSPLHTAGLVGLAVVEALRLSDRSTRPVTEVVAEWAEGKRLLLVLDSCEHVLADCVEFVEALLPLLPGLRVLLTSREPLGLPGERVLRLDPLPVTGDAVALFADRAAERGFTLDDTDRPAAEAVCRRLDGIPLAIELAAVRLGELTLDRLSGLLGRRLPSRLDLLAAREGEGPPRHQTLRTAIGWSHELCAPLERLLWARLSVFAGGFGASAAEEVCAGGPLPAGRIPGLLDRLVEQSIVSRHPTDPDRYRLLDTVREFGADWLRALGEEHTLRLRHRDHYRRLAREGCAEWNTGRQAAWCERVLTEHANLRAAMDCALTGPDGRVALAMASDIGFLWRHCGRLREAQHCLDRALMSGAPPGPDRVRAVWTRGAVALLQGDLEAAANWAVRCADVAREQGDPVAVVAALYLRGGQLALSGRLSEAVQVLAGAPRLPVRRDWFGAAQLQVRVALAFAYLLSGDHGRARAVAEEVRAESAACGESWAGAFADSAMAQTDLARGDIGAAVDNARTALAGHGLLHNTVGAAMALDVLAAGVVAAGDGHRAACLLGIGERVWGLTGRAQMDSPDLMATRRSHELRVRAEIGDPAYEKAYEKGRTMPYEEGLDYAVHDR